One stretch of Nomascus leucogenys isolate Asia chromosome 7b, Asia_NLE_v1, whole genome shotgun sequence DNA includes these proteins:
- the TUBGCP6 gene encoding gamma-tubulin complex component 6 isoform X2 yields MASITQLFDDLCEALLPAAKTHLGQRSVNRKRAKRSLKKVAYNALFTNLFQDETQQLQPDMSKLPARNKILMLSFDLRVGGLGPKADRLEELVEELEAAPCCPLLEVGSVLDLLVQLAGSGPPQVLPRKRDYFLNNKHVGRNVPYSGYDCDDLSVFEMHVQSLISREECLCHSMIQETLEVMEAAPGTGLPTVGLFSFGDPCGDRFERDTRVSLFGALVHSRTYDMDVRLGLPPLPDNADVSGLAIKVPPSVDQWEDEGFQSASNLTPDSQSEPSVTPDVDLWEAALTYEASKRRCWERVGCPPGHREEPYLTEAGRDAFDKFCRLRQGELQLLAGGVLQAPQPVLVKECELVKDVLNVLIGVVSATFSLCQPAQAFVVKRGVHVSGASPESISSLLSEVAEYGTCYTRLSHFSLQPVLDSLYSKGLVFQAFTSGLRRYLQYYRACVLSTPPTLSLLTIGFLFKKLGRQLRYLAELCGVGVVLPGTCGGGPRAAFPTGVKLLSYLYQEALHNCSNEHYPVLLSLLKTSCEPYTRFIHDWVYSGVFRDAYGEFMIQVNHEYLSFRDKSYWTHGYVLISKEVEDCVPVFLKHIAHDVYVCGKTINLLKLCCPRHYLCWSDVPVPRISVIFSLEELKEIEKDCAVYVGRMERVARHSSVSKEEKELRMEIAKQELIAHAREAASRVLSALSDRQMSERMALDARKREQFQRLKEQFVKDQERRQAARQEELDDDFSYARELRDREKRLKSLEEELERKARQALVDHYSKLSAEAARREQKALWKIQRHRLGSARLRFLLEDEKHIQEMLKAVSEAHQPQEPPDILLSVHPQVTSPGPEHPEGGRGCDSGCAEQHSAAWGGRNRPGLLTPQPLKPLAVGAGGTGLQQVEARPFSDSLSIGDFLPVGPGAEPSVQTGTVPLLEVALQTINLDLPPSAPGEAPTAASTQPSRPQEYDFSTVLRPAVATSPAPGPLQAAECSLGSSGLQLWEDSYGKVDACGSALRETLPPSHPPRCAALEEGSSQPTEQLFGQESGDGLPTGDYASEIAPTRPRWNTHGHVSDASIRVGENVSDVAPTRPRWNIHGHVSNASIRVGENVSDVAPTRPRWNTHGHVSNASIRVGENVSDVAPTRPRWNTHGHVSDASISLGEPVSDVAPTWSRWNTHGHVSDASISLGEPVSDAAPTWSRWNTHAPIPPPHMMLGALSPEAEPNTPRPQQSPPGHMSQSALCLGAQSTVLDRGPRLPVEVGPSLSSPSSGCGEESISVGENVSDVAPTQPWWPNTPGDGVSEELGPGRSGDTEDVSPNRPLNSQEDTAAQSSPGAGEEEAVAAEAQGGEQNYLAGLAGQYHLERYPDSYESMSEPPIAHLLRPVLPRAFAFPVDPQVQSAADETAVQLSELLTLPVLMKRSITAPLAAHISLVNKAAVDYFFVELHLEAHYEALRHFLLMEDGEFAQSLSDLLFEKLGAGQTPGELLNPLVLNSVLSKALQCSLHGDTPHASNLSLALKYLPEVFAPNAPDVLSCLELRYKVDWPLNIVITEGCLSKYSGVFSFLLQLKLMMWALKDICFHLKRTALLSHMASSVQFRQLQLFKHEMQHFVKVIQGYIANQILHVTWCEFKARLATVGDLEEIQRAHAEYLHKAVFSTASLQGPAHGEGGACHEHHPQHLQPRAQVPQPAHLPGLGARWGPAGCRAPQLCTHAAVLQHLQVLLPLSLQSGDQAGEPRLPAPPGGLSAAHQLQQLLPGHLRLLCGGRANKGVLDPVCISLSPGRGLRTGQGGGRMTTEADLRELLVYLGAWVQPPGTRLHC; encoded by the exons ATGGCCAGCATCACGCAGCTGTTCGACGACCTGTGTGAGGCCCTCCTGCCGGCTGCCAAGACTCACCTGGGCCAGCGCAGTGTGAACCGGAAGAGGGCAAAGCGGAGCCTCAAGAAGGTGGCCTACAATGCTCTTTTCACAAATCTTTTTCAAGATGAGACTCAACAGCTGCAGCCTGACATGTCAAAACTACCAGCGAGAAACAAGATCCTCATGTTGTCCTTTGACTTGAGAGTGGGTGGCCTGGGCCCCAAGGCCGACCGTTTGGAGGAGCTTGTGGAGGAGCTTGAAGCAGCCCCTTGCTGTCCGcttttggaggtggggtctgttTTGGACCTCCTGGTTCAGCTGGCAGGGAGTGGTCCCCCTCAAGTTCTGCCGAGAAAACGAGACTACTTCCTTAACAACAAGCATGTGGGGAGAAACGTTCCGTACAGCGGCTATGATTGCGACGACCTGAGTGTGTTTGAGATGCACGTTCAGTCTCTGATCTCCAGAGAAGAGTGTTTGTGTCACAGCATGATCCAGGAAACACTTGAGGTTATGGAGGCTGCTCCAGGCACTGGCCTGCCCACCGTCGGGCTCTTCTCATTTGGTGACCCTTGTGGTGACAGGTTCGAGAGAGACACCCGGGTCTCGCTCTTCGGGGCCCTTGTGCACAGCCGCACTTATGACATGGACGTCCGACTGGGCCTGCCCCCCCTGCCAGACAATGCGGACGTCTCTGGGCTGGCCATTAAG GTCCCACCGAGTGTGGATCAGTGGGAAGACGAAGGATTCCAGTCAGCGTCCAACTTGACTCCTGATTCCCAGTCTGAGCCCAGCGTGACCCCAGACGTGGACCTGTGGGAAGCCGCACTCACCTATGAGGCCAGCAAGCGGAGGTGCTGGGAGCGAGTCGGCTG CCCACCTGGCCACAGAGAGGAGCCTTACCTGACAGAGGCGGGAAGGGACGCTTTTGACAAGTTCTGCAGGCTCCGCCAAGGGGAGCTCCAGCTGCTTGCCGGGGGCGTCCTACAGGCCCCGCAGCCCGTGCTGGTGAAGGAGTGCGAGCTGGTGAAAGATGTGCTGAACGTCTTGATTGGGGTCGTGTCTGCCACGTTTTCCCTCTGCCAG CCAGCCCAGGCCTTTGTGGTGAAGCGGGGTGTCCATGTGTCAGGAGCATCTCCCGAGAGCATCAGCAGCCTGCTCTCGGAAGTGGCCGAGTATGGGACCTGCTACACGCGCCTGAGTCACTTCTCTCTGCAGCCCGTCCTGGACTCTTTGTACAGCAAGGGCCTCGTGTTCCAG GCCTTCACCAGTGGCCTGAGGAGGTACCTGCAGTATTACCGGGCCTGTGTCCTTTCCACTCCGCCCACCCTGAGCCTCCTCACCATTGGTTTTCTCTTCAAGAAACTGGGCCGGCAGCTCAG GTACCTGGCCGAGCTCTGTGGCGTTGGGGTTGTGCTCCCGGGCACCTGTGGAGGAGGCCCCAGGGCCGCGTTTCCCACC GGCGTGAAGCTGTTGTCCTACCTCTACCAGGAGGCGCTGCACAACTGCAGCAACGAGCACTACCCTGTGCTGCTGTCCCTGCTGAAGACCAGCTGCGAGCCCTACACCCG GTTCATCCACGACTGGGTGTACAGCGGGGTGTTCAGAGACGCTTATGGCGAGTTCATGATTCAGGTGAACCACGAGTACCTCAGCTTCCGAG ATAAGTCGTACTGGACACATGGCTACGTGCTCATCTCCAAAGAGGTGGAGGACTGTGTTCCTGTGTTTCTGAAGCACATTGCCCACGACGTATACGTCTGCGGGAAGACCATTAACCTGCTGAAGCTCTGCTGCCCCCGG CATTACCTCTGTTGGTCCGACGTCCCCGTCCCCCGGATCTCGGTGATTTTCTCCCTTGAGGAGTTGAAGGAGATTGAGAAGGACTGTGCCGTCTACGTTGGGCGCATGGAGAGGGTGGCCCGCCACAGCTCTGTCAGCAAGGAGGAGAAG GAATTACGTATGGAAATTGCAAAACAAGAATTAATCGCTCATGCCCGGGAAGCAGCATCCAGGGTCCTGAGTGCACTGAGTG ACCGGCAGATGTCAGAACGGATGGCCTTGGATGCCCGGAAGCGTGAGCAGTTTCAGAGGCTGAAAGAACAGTTTGTGAAGGACCAGGAG CGACGCCAGGCGGCCAGGCAGGAGGAGCTGGATGATGACTTCAGCTACGCCCGTGAGCTCCGAGACAGGGAGAAGAGGCTGAAGTCcctggaggaggagctggagagGAAGGCGAG GCAGGCGCTGGTCGACCACTACAGCAAGCTCTCTGCAGAGGCAGCTCGTCGGGAGCAGAAGGCGCTGTGGAAAATCCAGAGGCACCGGCTGGGGAGTGCACGGCTTCGTTTTCTCTTAGAAGATGAGAAACACATTCAG GAGATGCTGAAAGCAGTGTCTGAGGCTCACCAGCCCCAGGAGCCGCCAGACATCCTCTTGAGCGTGCACCCCCAG GTCACATCTCCAGGCCCTGAGCACCCAGAGGGAGGCCGAGGCTGTGATTCTGGGTGTGCGGAGCAACACTCGGCTGCCTGGGGTGGCCGGAACAGGCCAGGCCTGCTGACCCCACAGCCCCTTAAGCCTCTAGCAGTGGGGGCTGGTGGCACGGGGCTGCAGCAGGTGGAGGCCAGACCCTTCTCTGACAGCCTCAGCATTGGAGACTTCCTACCTGTGGGCCCAGGGGCTGAGCCGTCCGTGCAGACTGGCACGGTCCCTCTCCTGGAGGTGGCACTGCAGACCATTAACTTGGACCTGCCCCcctcagctcctggggaggcaCCCACAGCAGCCAGCACTCAGCCCTCCAGGCCACAGGAGTACGACTTTAGTACTGTCCTGAGGCCAGCTGTGGCCACCTCACCTGCACCAGGGCCCCTGCAGGCTGCAGAGTGCAGCTTGGGCAGCTCAGGGCTACAGCTGTGGGAGGACAGTTATGGGAAGGTGGATGCCTGTGGCTCTGCCTTGCGGGAGACTCTGCCCCCATCACACCCACCCAGATGTGCTGCTCTGGAGGAGGGGAGCAGCCAGCCCACAGAGCAGCTCTTTGGGCAGGAGTCAGGGGATGGTCTTCCCACAGGGGACTACGCTTCTGAAATAGCTCCCACCCGGCCACGGTGGAACACCCACGGGCACGTGTCTGACGCCAGCATCAGGGTCGGGGAGAACGTGTCGGACGTGGCTCCCACCCGGCCACGGTGGAACATCCATGGACATGTGTCCAATGCCAGCATCAGGGTTGGGGAGAACGTGTCGGACGTGGCTCCCACCCGGCCACGGTGGAACACCCACGGGCACGTGTCCAACGCCAGCATCAGGGTTGGGGAGAATGTGTCGGACGTGGCTCCCACCCGGCCACGGTGGAACACCCACGGACACGTGTCTGACGCCAGCATCAGCCTGGGGGAGCCTGTGTCGGACGTGGCTCCCACCTGGTCACGGTGGAACACCCATGGACACGTGTCTGACGCCAGCATCAGCCTGGGGGAGCCTGTGTCGGACGCGGCTCCCACCTGGTCACGGTGGAACACCCATGCACCCATCCCTCCGCCCCACATGATGCTGGGGGCTctctcaccagaagctgagcccAACACACCCAGGCCCCAACAGAGCCCCCCTGGCCACATGTCCCAGTCAGCGCTCTGCCTGGGAGCACAGAGCACTGTGCTGGACCGTGGGCCACGGCTGCCTGTAGAAGTGGGGCCATCTCTGTCCTCCCCCAGCTCGGGCTGCGGGGAGGAGAGCATCAGCGTGGGGGAGAACGTGTCGGACGTGGCTCCCACCCAGCCATGGTGGCCCAACACCCCGGGAGATGGTGTCTCTGAAGAACTAG GCCCTGGGAGGAGCGGGGACACTGAGGACGTCTCTCCGAACCGGCCTCTGAACTCACAG GAAGACACAGCTGCCCAGAGCAGCCCAGGCGCTGGTGAGGAGGAGGCAGTGGCGGCGGAGGCTCAGGGCGGGGAGCAGAACTACCTGGCAGGCCTGGCAGGGCAGTACCACTTGGAGCGGTACCCGGACAGTTACGAGTCCATGT CTGAGCCGCCCATCGCTCACCTTTTGCGCCCTGTGCTTCCCCGGGCCTTCGCCTTCCCCGTGGACCCCCAGGTCCAGTCTGCCGCTGATGAGACTGCCGTGCAGCTGAGCGAGTTGCTGACGCTGCCCGTGCTCATGAAGCGCTCCATCACGGCACCATTGGCCGCCCA CATCTCCTTGGTGAACAAGGCCGCTGTCGACTACTTCTTCGTGGAGCTGCACCTGGAGGCGCACTATGAGGCGCTGCGGCACTTCCTGCTGATGGAGGACGGCGAGTTCGCCCAGTCCCTCAGCGACCTGCTCTTTGAGAAG CTTGGAGCTGGGCAAACGCCCGGAGAGCTGCTCAATCCGCTGGTGCTGAACTCTGTGCTGAGCAAGGCCCTGCAGTGCAGCCTGCATGGGGACACCCCGCACGCCTCCAACCTCTCCCTCGCTCTCAAGTACCTGCCCGAGGTGTTTGCCCCCAACGCCCCGgatgtgctgagctgcctggagctcaGGTACAAG GTGGACTGGCCCCTCAACATTGTCATCACCGAGGGCTGCCTGAGCAAGTACAGCGgtgtcttctccttcctgctgcagcTGAAGCTCATGATGTGGGCGCTCAAGGACATCTGCTTCCACCTCAAGCGCACAG CCCTGCTGAGCCACATGGCCAGCTCCGTGCAGTTCCGCCAGCTGCAGCTGTTCAAGCACGAGATGCAGCACTTCGTGAAGGTCATCCAGGGCTACATCGCCAACCAGATCCTGCACGTCACCTGGTGCGAGTTCAAGGCCAGGCTGGCCACCGTGGGCGACCTGGAGGAGATCCAGCGTGCGCACGCAGAGTACCTGCACAAGGCCGTCTTCAG CACCGCTTCCCTGCAGGGGCCTGCTCACGGAGAAGGCGGCGCCTGTCATGAACATCATCCACAGCATCTTCAGCCTCGTGCTCAAGTTCCGCAGCCAGCTCATCTCCCAGGCCTGGGGGCCCGCTGGGGGCCCGCGGGGTGCAGAGCACCCCAACTTTGCACTCATGCAGCAGTCCTACAACACCTTCAAGTACTACTCCCACTTTCTCTTCAAAG TGGTGACCAAGCTGGTGAACCGCGGCTACCAGCCCCACCTGGAGGACTTTCTGCTGCGCATCAACTTCAACAACTACTACCAGGACACCTGAGGCTGCTCTGCGGGGGACGTGCCAATAAAGGTGTCCTGGACCCTgtctgcatctctctctctcctgggcgAGGGCTGAGgacagggcagggtgggggaagAATGACCACAGAGGCGGACCTGAGGGAGTTGCTGGTTTATTTAGGAGCCTGGGTCCAGCCCCCAGGGACCAGGCTGCACTGCTGA
- the TUBGCP6 gene encoding gamma-tubulin complex component 6 isoform X3 has product MASITQLFDDLCEALLPAAKTHLGQRSVNRKRAKRSLKKVAYNALFTNLFQDETQQLQPDMSKLPARNKILMLSFDLRVGGLGPKADRLEELVEELEAAPCCPLLEVGSVLDLLVQLAGSGPPQVLPRKRDYFLNNKHVGRNVPYSGYDCDDLSVFEMHVQSLISREECLCHSMIQETLEVMEAAPGTGLPTVGLFSFGDPCGDRFERDTRVSLFGALVHSRTYDMDVRLGLPPLPDNADVSGLAIKVPPSVDQWEDEGFQSASNLTPDSQSEPSVTPDVDLWEAALTYEASKRRCWERVGCPPGHREEPYLTEAGRDAFDKFCRLRQGELQLLAGGVLQAPQPVLVKECELVKDVLNVLIGVVSATFSLCQPAQAFVVKRGVHVSGASPESISSLLSEVAEYGTCYTRLSHFSLQPVLDSLYSKGLVFQAFTSGLRRYLQYYRACVLSTPPTLSLLTIGFLFKKLGRQLRYLAELCGVGVVLPGTCGGGPRAAFPTGVKLLSYLYQEALHNCSNEHYPVLLSLLKTSCEPYTRFIHDWVYSGVFRDAYGEFMIQVNHEYLSFRDKSYWTHGYVLISKEVEDCVPVFLKHIAHDVYVCGKTINLLKLCCPRHYLCWSDVPVPRISVIFSLEELKEIEKDCAVYVGRMERVARHSSVSKEEKELRMEIAKQELIAHAREAASRVLSALSDRQMSERMALDARKREQFQRLKEQFVKDQERRQAARQEELDDDFSYARELRDREKRLKSLEEELERKARQALVDHYSKLSAEAARREQKALWKIQRHRLGSARLRFLLEDEKHIQEMLKAVSEAHQPQEPPDILLSVHPQVTSPGPEHPEGGRGCDSGCAEQHSAAWGGRNRPGLLTPQPLKPLAVGAGGTGLQQVEARPFSDSLSIGDFLPVGPGAEPSVQTGTVPLLEVALQTINLDLPPSAPGEAPTAASTQPSRPQEYDFSTVLRPAVATSPAPGPLQAAECSLGSSGLQLWEDSYGKVDACGSALRETLPPSHPPRCAALEEGSSQPTEQLFGQESGDGLPTGDYASEIAPTRPRWNTHGHVSDASIRVGENVSDVAPTRPRWNIHGHVSNASIRVGENVSDVAPTRPRWNTHGHVSNASIRVGENVSDVAPTRPRWNTHGHVSDASISLGEPVSDVAPTWSRWNTHGHVSDASISLGEPVSDAAPTWSRWNTHAPIPPPHMMLGALSPEAEPNTPRPQQSPPGHMSQSALCLGAQSTVLDRGPRLPVEVGPSLSSPSSGCGEESISVGENVSDVAPTQPWWPNTPGDGVSEELGPGRSGDTEDVSPNRPLNSQEDTAAQSSPGAGEEEAVAAEAQGGEQNYLAGLAGQYHLERYPDSYESMSEPPIAHLLRPVLPRAFAFPVDPQVQSAADETAVQLSELLTLPVLMKRSITAPLAAHISLVNKAAVDYFFVELHLEAHYEALRHFLLMEDGEFAQSLSDLLFEKVTYGHGVGPVVEGRPWERGDWLQAHSPLLLWHSPHGTPASARHVLGTPGDAGPFSAQLGAGQTPGELLNPLVLNSVLSKALQCSLHGDTPHASNLSLALKYLPEVFAPNAPDVLSCLELRYKVDWPLNIVITEGCLSKYSGVFSFLLQLKLMMWALKDICFHLKRTALLSHMASSVQFRQLQLFKHEMQHFVKVIQGYIANQILHVTWCEFKARLATVGDLEEIQRAHAEYLHKAVFRGLLTEKAAPVMNIIHSIFSLVLKFRSQLISQAWGPAGGPRGAEHPNFALMQQSYNTFKYYSHFLFKVVTKLVNRGYQPHLEDFLLRINFNNYYQDT; this is encoded by the exons ATGGCCAGCATCACGCAGCTGTTCGACGACCTGTGTGAGGCCCTCCTGCCGGCTGCCAAGACTCACCTGGGCCAGCGCAGTGTGAACCGGAAGAGGGCAAAGCGGAGCCTCAAGAAGGTGGCCTACAATGCTCTTTTCACAAATCTTTTTCAAGATGAGACTCAACAGCTGCAGCCTGACATGTCAAAACTACCAGCGAGAAACAAGATCCTCATGTTGTCCTTTGACTTGAGAGTGGGTGGCCTGGGCCCCAAGGCCGACCGTTTGGAGGAGCTTGTGGAGGAGCTTGAAGCAGCCCCTTGCTGTCCGcttttggaggtggggtctgttTTGGACCTCCTGGTTCAGCTGGCAGGGAGTGGTCCCCCTCAAGTTCTGCCGAGAAAACGAGACTACTTCCTTAACAACAAGCATGTGGGGAGAAACGTTCCGTACAGCGGCTATGATTGCGACGACCTGAGTGTGTTTGAGATGCACGTTCAGTCTCTGATCTCCAGAGAAGAGTGTTTGTGTCACAGCATGATCCAGGAAACACTTGAGGTTATGGAGGCTGCTCCAGGCACTGGCCTGCCCACCGTCGGGCTCTTCTCATTTGGTGACCCTTGTGGTGACAGGTTCGAGAGAGACACCCGGGTCTCGCTCTTCGGGGCCCTTGTGCACAGCCGCACTTATGACATGGACGTCCGACTGGGCCTGCCCCCCCTGCCAGACAATGCGGACGTCTCTGGGCTGGCCATTAAG GTCCCACCGAGTGTGGATCAGTGGGAAGACGAAGGATTCCAGTCAGCGTCCAACTTGACTCCTGATTCCCAGTCTGAGCCCAGCGTGACCCCAGACGTGGACCTGTGGGAAGCCGCACTCACCTATGAGGCCAGCAAGCGGAGGTGCTGGGAGCGAGTCGGCTG CCCACCTGGCCACAGAGAGGAGCCTTACCTGACAGAGGCGGGAAGGGACGCTTTTGACAAGTTCTGCAGGCTCCGCCAAGGGGAGCTCCAGCTGCTTGCCGGGGGCGTCCTACAGGCCCCGCAGCCCGTGCTGGTGAAGGAGTGCGAGCTGGTGAAAGATGTGCTGAACGTCTTGATTGGGGTCGTGTCTGCCACGTTTTCCCTCTGCCAG CCAGCCCAGGCCTTTGTGGTGAAGCGGGGTGTCCATGTGTCAGGAGCATCTCCCGAGAGCATCAGCAGCCTGCTCTCGGAAGTGGCCGAGTATGGGACCTGCTACACGCGCCTGAGTCACTTCTCTCTGCAGCCCGTCCTGGACTCTTTGTACAGCAAGGGCCTCGTGTTCCAG GCCTTCACCAGTGGCCTGAGGAGGTACCTGCAGTATTACCGGGCCTGTGTCCTTTCCACTCCGCCCACCCTGAGCCTCCTCACCATTGGTTTTCTCTTCAAGAAACTGGGCCGGCAGCTCAG GTACCTGGCCGAGCTCTGTGGCGTTGGGGTTGTGCTCCCGGGCACCTGTGGAGGAGGCCCCAGGGCCGCGTTTCCCACC GGCGTGAAGCTGTTGTCCTACCTCTACCAGGAGGCGCTGCACAACTGCAGCAACGAGCACTACCCTGTGCTGCTGTCCCTGCTGAAGACCAGCTGCGAGCCCTACACCCG GTTCATCCACGACTGGGTGTACAGCGGGGTGTTCAGAGACGCTTATGGCGAGTTCATGATTCAGGTGAACCACGAGTACCTCAGCTTCCGAG ATAAGTCGTACTGGACACATGGCTACGTGCTCATCTCCAAAGAGGTGGAGGACTGTGTTCCTGTGTTTCTGAAGCACATTGCCCACGACGTATACGTCTGCGGGAAGACCATTAACCTGCTGAAGCTCTGCTGCCCCCGG CATTACCTCTGTTGGTCCGACGTCCCCGTCCCCCGGATCTCGGTGATTTTCTCCCTTGAGGAGTTGAAGGAGATTGAGAAGGACTGTGCCGTCTACGTTGGGCGCATGGAGAGGGTGGCCCGCCACAGCTCTGTCAGCAAGGAGGAGAAG GAATTACGTATGGAAATTGCAAAACAAGAATTAATCGCTCATGCCCGGGAAGCAGCATCCAGGGTCCTGAGTGCACTGAGTG ACCGGCAGATGTCAGAACGGATGGCCTTGGATGCCCGGAAGCGTGAGCAGTTTCAGAGGCTGAAAGAACAGTTTGTGAAGGACCAGGAG CGACGCCAGGCGGCCAGGCAGGAGGAGCTGGATGATGACTTCAGCTACGCCCGTGAGCTCCGAGACAGGGAGAAGAGGCTGAAGTCcctggaggaggagctggagagGAAGGCGAG GCAGGCGCTGGTCGACCACTACAGCAAGCTCTCTGCAGAGGCAGCTCGTCGGGAGCAGAAGGCGCTGTGGAAAATCCAGAGGCACCGGCTGGGGAGTGCACGGCTTCGTTTTCTCTTAGAAGATGAGAAACACATTCAG GAGATGCTGAAAGCAGTGTCTGAGGCTCACCAGCCCCAGGAGCCGCCAGACATCCTCTTGAGCGTGCACCCCCAG GTCACATCTCCAGGCCCTGAGCACCCAGAGGGAGGCCGAGGCTGTGATTCTGGGTGTGCGGAGCAACACTCGGCTGCCTGGGGTGGCCGGAACAGGCCAGGCCTGCTGACCCCACAGCCCCTTAAGCCTCTAGCAGTGGGGGCTGGTGGCACGGGGCTGCAGCAGGTGGAGGCCAGACCCTTCTCTGACAGCCTCAGCATTGGAGACTTCCTACCTGTGGGCCCAGGGGCTGAGCCGTCCGTGCAGACTGGCACGGTCCCTCTCCTGGAGGTGGCACTGCAGACCATTAACTTGGACCTGCCCCcctcagctcctggggaggcaCCCACAGCAGCCAGCACTCAGCCCTCCAGGCCACAGGAGTACGACTTTAGTACTGTCCTGAGGCCAGCTGTGGCCACCTCACCTGCACCAGGGCCCCTGCAGGCTGCAGAGTGCAGCTTGGGCAGCTCAGGGCTACAGCTGTGGGAGGACAGTTATGGGAAGGTGGATGCCTGTGGCTCTGCCTTGCGGGAGACTCTGCCCCCATCACACCCACCCAGATGTGCTGCTCTGGAGGAGGGGAGCAGCCAGCCCACAGAGCAGCTCTTTGGGCAGGAGTCAGGGGATGGTCTTCCCACAGGGGACTACGCTTCTGAAATAGCTCCCACCCGGCCACGGTGGAACACCCACGGGCACGTGTCTGACGCCAGCATCAGGGTCGGGGAGAACGTGTCGGACGTGGCTCCCACCCGGCCACGGTGGAACATCCATGGACATGTGTCCAATGCCAGCATCAGGGTTGGGGAGAACGTGTCGGACGTGGCTCCCACCCGGCCACGGTGGAACACCCACGGGCACGTGTCCAACGCCAGCATCAGGGTTGGGGAGAATGTGTCGGACGTGGCTCCCACCCGGCCACGGTGGAACACCCACGGACACGTGTCTGACGCCAGCATCAGCCTGGGGGAGCCTGTGTCGGACGTGGCTCCCACCTGGTCACGGTGGAACACCCATGGACACGTGTCTGACGCCAGCATCAGCCTGGGGGAGCCTGTGTCGGACGCGGCTCCCACCTGGTCACGGTGGAACACCCATGCACCCATCCCTCCGCCCCACATGATGCTGGGGGCTctctcaccagaagctgagcccAACACACCCAGGCCCCAACAGAGCCCCCCTGGCCACATGTCCCAGTCAGCGCTCTGCCTGGGAGCACAGAGCACTGTGCTGGACCGTGGGCCACGGCTGCCTGTAGAAGTGGGGCCATCTCTGTCCTCCCCCAGCTCGGGCTGCGGGGAGGAGAGCATCAGCGTGGGGGAGAACGTGTCGGACGTGGCTCCCACCCAGCCATGGTGGCCCAACACCCCGGGAGATGGTGTCTCTGAAGAACTAG GCCCTGGGAGGAGCGGGGACACTGAGGACGTCTCTCCGAACCGGCCTCTGAACTCACAG GAAGACACAGCTGCCCAGAGCAGCCCAGGCGCTGGTGAGGAGGAGGCAGTGGCGGCGGAGGCTCAGGGCGGGGAGCAGAACTACCTGGCAGGCCTGGCAGGGCAGTACCACTTGGAGCGGTACCCGGACAGTTACGAGTCCATGT CTGAGCCGCCCATCGCTCACCTTTTGCGCCCTGTGCTTCCCCGGGCCTTCGCCTTCCCCGTGGACCCCCAGGTCCAGTCTGCCGCTGATGAGACTGCCGTGCAGCTGAGCGAGTTGCTGACGCTGCCCGTGCTCATGAAGCGCTCCATCACGGCACCATTGGCCGCCCA CATCTCCTTGGTGAACAAGGCCGCTGTCGACTACTTCTTCGTGGAGCTGCACCTGGAGGCGCACTATGAGGCGCTGCGGCACTTCCTGCTGATGGAGGACGGCGAGTTCGCCCAGTCCCTCAGCGACCTGCTCTTTGAGAAGGTGACCTACGGACACGGAGTGGGGCCAGTGGTAGAGGGGAGGCCGTGGGAAAGGGGAGACTGGCTGCAGGCCCACAGCCCCCTGCTGCTCTGGCACAGCCCCCATGGGACGCCAGCGAGTGCCAGGCATGTGCTTGGGACTCCTGGGGATGCTGGTCCCTTTTCTGCCCAGCTTGGAGCTGGGCAAACGCCCGGAGAGCTGCTCAATCCGCTGGTGCTGAACTCTGTGCTGAGCAAGGCCCTGCAGTGCAGCCTGCATGGGGACACCCCGCACGCCTCCAACCTCTCCCTCGCTCTCAAGTACCTGCCCGAGGTGTTTGCCCCCAACGCCCCGgatgtgctgagctgcctggagctcaGGTACAAG GTGGACTGGCCCCTCAACATTGTCATCACCGAGGGCTGCCTGAGCAAGTACAGCGgtgtcttctccttcctgctgcagcTGAAGCTCATGATGTGGGCGCTCAAGGACATCTGCTTCCACCTCAAGCGCACAG CCCTGCTGAGCCACATGGCCAGCTCCGTGCAGTTCCGCCAGCTGCAGCTGTTCAAGCACGAGATGCAGCACTTCGTGAAGGTCATCCAGGGCTACATCGCCAACCAGATCCTGCACGTCACCTGGTGCGAGTTCAAGGCCAGGCTGGCCACCGTGGGCGACCTGGAGGAGATCCAGCGTGCGCACGCAGAGTACCTGCACAAGGCCGTCTTCAG GGGCCTGCTCACGGAGAAGGCGGCGCCTGTCATGAACATCATCCACAGCATCTTCAGCCTCGTGCTCAAGTTCCGCAGCCAGCTCATCTCCCAGGCCTGGGGGCCCGCTGGGGGCCCGCGGGGTGCAGAGCACCCCAACTTTGCACTCATGCAGCAGTCCTACAACACCTTCAAGTACTACTCCCACTTTCTCTTCAAAG TGGTGACCAAGCTGGTGAACCGCGGCTACCAGCCCCACCTGGAGGACTTTCTGCTGCGCATCAACTTCAACAACTACTACCAGGACACCTGA